The sequence below is a genomic window from Sphingobacterium sp. ML3W.
ACTTGGTTGTTAAAAAAGTAAGTTGCAAACCAACGTTAGCATTGACCGAATAAGATTTTTAGAGAAGCTATAAAAATATTTGAAAAGATATTTTTTACACACCAAAAAAAAGTAATCGATTGCGTTCTTAACTAGATTTTGGATTTGAGATTTTATAATCATTGATTTATGAAATTTTCAATTTTGAGGTATTTGTTATAAGTGATCGATTTTTAGAAAAGAAACTTACTTAACCAAGGTCTTTTTTTTATTGAGACTTTAACTTTAATAAACACAAACATATGAAACAAACATTACTCAGTTTTTTTGTGGGTAGTATGATCCTGACCTCTGTTGCCTTTGCGCAAGAGAAAAAGGTAAGTGGTCGTGTTACAGGTGCTGATGGTAAACCCTTAGTAGGCGTAACGATCGCTGTTCAAGGATCTAACCTAGCTACACAAACAGATGCGAATGGAAATTATTCGTTCTCTGTACCAACAGGAAAAGTTATCGTATTCCGTTCGATTGGTTATGCTGACAAAACATTAATCGTAAAAGAAGGTCAGTCAGCTTTTAATGTAACTTTAGATAATTCGTCCAATGAATTAGATGAGGTAGTTGTCACGGCAATGGGTATAACCAAACAGACTAAAGCTCTTGGATATGCTGCTTCAACGATTAAATCGGATGAAATAACTGCTGCCAATAATATGAATGCTATGTCAGGACTTCAGGGTAAAATGGCAGGCGTTAGCATATCAAACTCTGGTACAACAGGTGGTTCTACGAAAGTAATAATTCGTGGTGTTTCCTCATTTACGGGAAATAACCCTCTTTATGTCGTTGATGGAGTGCCTATTAGCAATGGTTATCAGTCTGATGTTACGTTTTCGAGATCTGTTGATTTAGGAAATCAGGCAAATGATATTAATCCGGATGACATTGAATCAATGACTGTCCTTAAAGGAGCTTCTGCTACTGCTCTTTATGGTTCTCGTGCCGCACATGGTGTAGTAATGATTACAACAAAAAAAGGTAAATTGGGGCAAAATTTACAAGTAACCTATACCGGTGCAATCAATGCAAGTAAGGTTGCTATGGTTCCACAAACACAGAATCTTTTTGGGCAAGGGTGGCCAGATTTTAATACTTTGGAAAATGGCTCATGGGGACCAAAATTAGATGGTATTACAAGACCTTGGGGATCAGAAATTGATGGTGTAAGCTTAACTAAACCGTATTCTTACGTAAAAGATAATATAAAGAATTTTTATGTTACAGGTTTAGATGCTACAAACGTTTTGTCAATATCAGGTGGCGGAGATAAATCATCATATATGTTCTCTTATGGTAATTTCTTCCAACAGGGAGTGTTACCTGGACATCCAGATAAATTGAAGAGAAATAATTTTTCTTTTAGAGGAAATACAAACCTTGATAAATTTGCTATAAGTTATGGTGTTAATTACGTTAGAAGAGATTTAGATGCTGTATATCAAGGACAGGGAACTTCTGACGGAGGAAATGTAACTTTTCAAGAATTGATCCAAATTCCTGTTGATATTGATATCAATTCTTTGAAAGATTATAATAATCCTTACAATAACGATGATAATTATTTCACTGCTTATGCTTCAAATCCTTATAAAGCTTTGAAAGATAATGGATCAAAATTACAAGATGATCGTTTTTATGGTAATATTGATCTTTCTTATAAAGTTCTTCCTTGGTTAACAGCAGTTGGAAAATTAGGTGGAGATTTTGCAAATACTCGCACTATAGATTTTGCTCAAAAAGTGTTTTATACAGATGGATCGCCATCTGCTAATAATGCAAAGGCGCCAGTAACGGGCCGTTATGGCGAGAATTATAGAAAAACCAATCAGATTGATGCAACATTTATGTTTCAAGCGGATAAAAATGTTTCAGATGATATTAATTTAGCAGGTTCAATTGGATATAATTTCAATCAGCGCGGTTACAGCTATTTAGATGCTTATGTAAGTGGACTAAATGTACCGGGATGGTATAGTTTAAAAAATACAAGCGAAGCACCAATTGTAAATAATGTATTTGTCAGACAACGTCTAATGGGCGCATTTGTTGATGCAACTTTTAGCTACAAGAACTACTGGTTTGTAAACGGTTCATTAAGATCTGATTGGTCATCAACTCTTCCTGTTAAAAATAATAATTACATGTATGGAGGTATAAATACTTCCCTTATTCTAACAGATGCTTTTCAAAATCTGAAATCTGACAATTTAAATTATTTAAAGGTTAGAGCTGCATGGGGTAAAACTGGTGCTGACGCGTCAACATATTTAACTGAAAATTATTACCAAGCTTCACAAATTGGATTAGGTTTTGGTAATACAATTTTACCTTTAGGTGGGGTAGCAGGTTTGCAACATGCTAAAACTTTAGGAAATGAAGATTTAAAACCTGAAATCACTACTGAATATGAATTCGGTGTTGAGATGAAATTATTGAAGAATAGAATCAGTTTAGATGCCTCATACTATAATAGAAAAACAGTTGATCAAATTTTTGCAATTGATCTTTCTCCAGAAACAGGATATACTAGACGCACAAGAAATATGGGAGATATCCGTAATAAGGGTGTTGAAATAGGTTTAAATACTACTCCTTTAAAGTTTAATGATTTTCAATGGGATCTAGGTGTGAATTTTACAAAGAATACGAGTAAAGTAATGGCTTTGTATGATGACACAAGAGAAACATTAATTGAAAATGCTTATTCTGTTGATTTTGTTGCGGAAATTGGACAACCTTTAGGTGTATATAAAGTACCTCAAGTTCTAACAGTTAAAGAGGGAGAGTTTGCTGGAAAAACTGTTGTGAATTCAGCTGGTATTCCAATTACTGAACCGAATACAAAGAAAACTATAGGTAAATTTGAACCTGATTTTCAAATGGGTTTTTCAACAAAATTTAGATATAAAGACTGGAGTCTTGCAGGAGTTTTGGATTGGAGAAAAGGTGGTTTCTTCTATTCATACACAGCTCAATTAAATTATTTTGTTGGGAATGCGACCGAAACTACATTTAATGAAAGACAACCTTGGTTAGTTCCAAATTCAGTTAAGCAATTAGCTGATGGAAAGTATGTTGAAAATGACGTTCAAATCTCTGTAAATAATCAATATGCATATTGGTATTCTAATACGAACAATTCGCAGTATGAAAAGGCAGTGTTAGAAAGAGATTTTGTTAAATTACGTGAATTGGTGCTGACTTATTCTTTACCAAAAAGTGTTTTAGGTTCTAAAATTAAAGGTGTTGACTTTAGTCTAGTTGGTAGAAACTTGTTTCTGTGGACTCCAAAATCAAACAATTTTGTTGATCCAGAAGCAACAAATTACGGTAATGACATCAGATCAAACTTTGGTGAATTTGCAGCTGGCCCCACTTTTAGAACTTATGGTGGTAGCGTAAAGGTTAGATTCTAAACTTAATTGGGAAATTCAAAATGAAAAATATAAAAAAAATAGGCTTTATATTGGTTGCAAGTGCATTAAGTTTTGCATCATGTACCAAAGACCTGGACATTAATAGAAGTCCATATAATCCGGTTGAAAATGACGCTAGTCCAGAACTACTTTTTCCTTCAGGTGTTGCATACAGTGCTGCTAAAATAGG
It includes:
- a CDS encoding SusC/RagA family TonB-linked outer membrane protein; this translates as MKQTLLSFFVGSMILTSVAFAQEKKVSGRVTGADGKPLVGVTIAVQGSNLATQTDANGNYSFSVPTGKVIVFRSIGYADKTLIVKEGQSAFNVTLDNSSNELDEVVVTAMGITKQTKALGYAASTIKSDEITAANNMNAMSGLQGKMAGVSISNSGTTGGSTKVIIRGVSSFTGNNPLYVVDGVPISNGYQSDVTFSRSVDLGNQANDINPDDIESMTVLKGASATALYGSRAAHGVVMITTKKGKLGQNLQVTYTGAINASKVAMVPQTQNLFGQGWPDFNTLENGSWGPKLDGITRPWGSEIDGVSLTKPYSYVKDNIKNFYVTGLDATNVLSISGGGDKSSYMFSYGNFFQQGVLPGHPDKLKRNNFSFRGNTNLDKFAISYGVNYVRRDLDAVYQGQGTSDGGNVTFQELIQIPVDIDINSLKDYNNPYNNDDNYFTAYASNPYKALKDNGSKLQDDRFYGNIDLSYKVLPWLTAVGKLGGDFANTRTIDFAQKVFYTDGSPSANNAKAPVTGRYGENYRKTNQIDATFMFQADKNVSDDINLAGSIGYNFNQRGYSYLDAYVSGLNVPGWYSLKNTSEAPIVNNVFVRQRLMGAFVDATFSYKNYWFVNGSLRSDWSSTLPVKNNNYMYGGINTSLILTDAFQNLKSDNLNYLKVRAAWGKTGADASTYLTENYYQASQIGLGFGNTILPLGGVAGLQHAKTLGNEDLKPEITTEYEFGVEMKLLKNRISLDASYYNRKTVDQIFAIDLSPETGYTRRTRNMGDIRNKGVEIGLNTTPLKFNDFQWDLGVNFTKNTSKVMALYDDTRETLIENAYSVDFVAEIGQPLGVYKVPQVLTVKEGEFAGKTVVNSAGIPITEPNTKKTIGKFEPDFQMGFSTKFRYKDWSLAGVLDWRKGGFFYSYTAQLNYFVGNATETTFNERQPWLVPNSVKQLADGKYVENDVQISVNNQYAYWYSNTNNSQYEKAVLERDFVKLRELVLTYSLPKSVLGSKIKGVDFSLVGRNLFLWTPKSNNFVDPEATNYGNDIRSNFGEFAAGPTFRTYGGSVKVRF